CGTCGCCCATTTTTTGTACAGACAATGCAGCCATGATCGGCGTTGCAGCTTACTATGAGTACCAGAAAGGCAGCAGGGCTGGCTGGGATTTAAACGCAGTGCCTAATTTGAAGCTGGGAGAGCGCTGATTATGGATGAAGTAAAGAAAAATGACCATAATAAGGCAATAAAAACGGCCGCCGTAGTTTTGGCGGCAGGCCAGGGCAGAAGAATGAACAGCGCCATTCAGAAGCAATTTATGCTTTTAGGGGGAAAGCCTTTAATATATTATTCTTTAAAAGCTTTGGAAAACAGCGCTATTGATCAGGTGATTCTTGTTACCGGGAAGGACGAAATCCAGTACTGCCAGGACGAAATTGTAAAAAAATACAATTTTAAAAAAGTAAAAGCAGTGGTGGCAGGGGGAGAAGAAAGGTATCATTCTGTGTATCAAGGTTTAAAGGCTTTAGACGAGAAGGAAATAGGCTGGGTGCTGATCCACGACGGAGCCAGACCTTTGGTGACAGAAAAAATTCTCCAGGCTGCAGCAGACGGGGCCAGGGAGTATAATGCCTGTGTAATCGGAATGCCGGTGAAGGACACTGTGAAAATTGCAGATGCCAACGGAAATGCAGAAATCACTCCAGACAGGGCTTTCGTATGGCAAATACAGACTCCTCAGGCTTTCCAATATACTTTAATCAGATCAGCTTATGATAAGCTATTTACGAAAAAGGAATATCAGCAGGGGATTACAGACGACGCCATGGTAGTAGAGCATATGACTGACAGAAAAGTAAAGCTGATTCAGGGAGATTATAAAAATCTAAAAGTAACTACGCCGGAGGATTTAAAAATAGCAGAGGTGTTTTTAAATGAAAATAAAGGGGAAGAGCAGAAGAATCAATAAAGCGGCGGGGGCAGCTGTTATCTGCCTGGGGATTATTTTACTGACAGGCTGCAGCAGCGCCGAGAAAAAGCAGATTGAGAAAACACAGCTTGAGACAACACAGAATATAACCGAAATAGTTACAAAGACTTATAGTGAAAGCCGGCCTGCACAGGTTCAGGAAGCAAATACTATAATTATAGAAGAAGGAATGTGCCTGGAAGAACGTTTTCAAACTCCGGCTGGGTTTAGACGGACAGAGTCTTCAACGGGAAGCTTGTCTGAATTTTTGCGGGCCTATCCTCTATTTCCAGATAAAAGCCCTGTGCTGCTGTATAACGGTCAGGAAAAGGAAAATCAGTCCGCACATGCCGCTGTATTTCAAATGAACCTGTCGAATTTGGACAGACAGCAGTGCGCAGACTCAGTTATGAGAATGTACGGAGAATATTATTGGAGTCAAGGCCAGTATGAAAAAATTGCATTTCATTTTGTAAATGGATTTCTGTGTGATTACAATAGCTTTAGAGCAGGTAAACGGGTGAAAATAGATGGCAATCAGACGACGTGGGTGAAGAAAGCAAAGCCTGATGACTCCTGGGAAAGCTTTCAGTCTTATTTAGACCTTGTTTTTGCATATGCCAGCACTTTGTCTATGAAAGAAGAATCACAGCCGGCGGATTTAGAGCAGGTACAGCCTGGAGATGTATTTTTGTACAGCGGAAGTCCGGGCCATGTGGTTATGGTAGTAGATACATGTGAAAATGATAAAGGGGAAAGAGCATTTTTGCTGGCTCAGGGATATATGCCGGCCCAGCAGTTTCACGTGCTGAACAATCCTATTCATAAAGAAGATCCGTGGTATTATGTTTCAGAAATCACCTGGCCTTTTGAGACGCCTGAATACACATTTCAGGAGGGTTCATTTAGACGAATGAAATATTAAATATAAGCCGAAAGCCGCATAAAACCAAGGTTTTTGCGGCATAAAAAGGCTTCTTGGAGAATAGTGTAAAAAATTTGAAAAATTTAGGAGAAAAGTGCTTGACAAATTGCCATTATTTATATAGAATGTAAAAGCACGTTCGGTGAACAAATTTGGAGAGGTATCGAAGTGGTCATAACGAGGCGGTCTTGAAAACCGTTTGTCCGCAAGGGCGCGTGGGTTCGAATCCCACCCTCTCCGTTAAGCAGAAGTACCCAAGTGGCTGAAGGGGCTCCCCTGGAAAGGGAGTAGGTCGTTAGTAGCGGCGCGAGGGTTCAAATCCCTCCTTCTGCGTTCAGCAAAACGCGAAAAAATATTTTAAAAAACTTCTTGACAGACTGAAAAAGATGTGATAAGATATAACGCGTCGCTGAAAAACAGCAACAGGCGAAAGTACCTTGAGAATTGAAGATTAAACAGTATGTAAAACCCTGAAATTTCTTTAAAAAATAAGGTCTGGTTTAGACCTTGAGTTTAAAAAGAATTCAGAACAAAAACCATAGTAAATAACGGTAAAAAAATTAGCCAAGCTAAGTTTTGAACTGGTCAAACCATTGAACATGAGAGTTTGATCCTGGCTCAGGATGAACGCTGGCGGCGTGCTTAACACATGCAAGTCGAGCGAAGCGATAAAACGGAAGTTTTCGGATGGAAGGTTTATTGACTGAGCGGCGGACGGGTGAGTAACGCGTGGGTAACCTGCCTCATACAGGGGGATAACAGTTAGAAATGACTGCTAATACCGCATAAGCGCACAGTGCCGCATGGCACAGTGTGAAAAACTCCGGTGGTATGAGATGGACCCGCGTCTGATTAGCTAGTTGGTAAGGTAACGGCTTACCAAGGCGACGATCAGTAGCCGACCTGAGAGGGTGACCGGCCACATTGGGACTGAGACACGGCCCAAACTCCTACGGGAGGCAGCAGTGGGGAATATTGCACAATGGGGGAAACCCTGATGCAGCGACGCCGCGTGAGTGAAGAAGTATTTCGGTATGTAAAGCTCTATCAGCAGGGAAGAAAATGACGGTACCTGACTAAGAAGCCCCGGCTAACTACGTGCCAGCAGCCGCGGTAATACGTAGGGGGCAAGCGTTATCCGGATTTACTGGGTGTAAAGGGAGCGTAGACGGTATAGCAAGTCTGAAGTGAAAGCCCGGGGCTCAACCGCGGGACTGCTTTGGAAACTGTTAAACTAGAGTGCTGGAGAGGTAAGTGGAATTCCTAGTGTAGCGGTGAAATGCGTAGATATTAGGAGGAACACCAGTGGCGAAGGCGGCTTACTGGACAGTAACTGACGTTGAGGCTCGAAAGCGTGGGGAGCAAACAGGATTAGATACCCTGGTAGTCCACGCCGTAAACGATGAATACTAGGTGTCGGGGAGCAAAGCTCTTCGGTGCCGCCGCAAACGCAATAAGTATTCCACCTGGGGAGTACGTTCGCAAGAATGAAACTCAAAGGAATTGACGGGGACCCGCACAAGCGGTGGAGCATGTGGTTTAATTCGAAGCAACGCGAAGAACCTTACCAAGTCTTGACATCCCTCTGACCGGTACGTAACGGTGCCTTTCCTTCGGGACAGAGGAGACAGGTGGTGCATGGTTGTCGTCAGCTCGTGTCGTGAGATGTTGGGTTAAGTCCCGCAACGAGCGCAACCCTTATCCTTAGTAGCCAGCAGTAAGATGGGCACTCTAGGGAGACTGCCAGGGATAACCTGGAGGAAGGTGGGGATGACGTCAAATCATCATGCCCCTTATGATTTGGGCTACACACGTGCTACAATGGCGTAAACAAAGGGAAGCGAACCTGTGAGGGGGAGCAAATCTCATAAATAACGTCTCAGTTCGGATTGTAGTCTGCAACTCGACTACATGAAGCTGGAATCGCTAGTAATCGCGAATCAGAATGTCGCGGTGAATACGTTCCCGGGTCTTGTACACACCGCCCGTCACACCATGGGAGTCAGTAACGCCCGAAGTCAGTGACCCAACCGAAAGGAGGGAGCTGCCGAAGGCGGGACCGATAACTGGGGTGAAGTCGTAACAAGGTAGCCGTATCGGAAGGTGCGGCTGGATCACCTCCTTTCTAAGGAATAAAGAAGGAAGTAAGGGTTTTATATACTGTTTAGTGTTCAAAACAAGGACACAAGATTTCTGGTGACGATGCGCTTGGGGGAAACACCCGTACCCATCCCGAACACGAAGGTTAAGACCAAAGCGGCCGATGGTACTATATTGGAGACGATATGGGAGAGTAGGTGGTTGCCAGATTATTCTGGGGGTGTAGCTCAGTTGGGAGAGCACCTGCCTTGCAAGCAGGGGGTCAAGAGTTCGAATCTCTCCATCTCCACTAGGTATCAAACAGAGAAGCGGCAGACTGTAAGTTAGCTGTAAATTGTAAGATACCGCACGTACCTTGAAAACCACATATTGAAGAAAAGATAGAGTCGACTCTTCCGGAAAGAAAAGGAAGGAAGAGAAGAAGACAAATATCAAGACATCCGAGGCCGTATCGAAAGATACGGAACCAAGAAACAACCAAGAACCAGGAACATAACGCTATATGTTTCCGATGAGTAGCCAGCACCCGCAGGCGAAAGTCAACTGGTTAAGCTAATAAGAGCACAGGGTGGATGCCTTGGCACTAAGAGCCGATGAAAGACGTGATAAGCTGCGAAAAGCTTCGGGGAGGAGCAAATATCCAAAGATCCGGAGATATCTGAATGGGGAAACCTGGCTGAGAAGACCTCAGTCGTCGTATGGTAAATCCATAGCCATACGTCGGGAACCGCCTGAACTGAAACATCTAAGTAGGGCGAGGAAAAGAAAGAAAACTCGATTTCCAAAGTAGCGGCGAGCGAAATGGAAGGAGCCTAAACGGCCGTGCGAGCATGGCCGGGTTAAGGACCGCAATAAGTGAGCCAATTCATTAACAGAATGGCCTGGGAAGGCCAGCCAGAGAGGGTGAAAGCCCCGTACGTGAAAATGATAGGCAGCGAGCGGGATCCAAAGTACTGCGAGACACGTGGAACCTTGCAGGAAGTCGGGGGGACCACCCCCCAAGGCTAAATACTCCTTAGTGACCGATAGCGCATAGTACTGTGAAGGAAAGGTGAAAAGGACCCCGGGAGGGGAGTGAAAGAGAACCTGAAACCCTGTGTTTACAAGCTGTGGAAGCACGTTAAAGTGCGACCGCGTACTTTTTGTAGAACGGTCCGGCGAGT
The window above is part of the Lachnoclostridium edouardi genome. Proteins encoded here:
- the ispD gene encoding 2-C-methyl-D-erythritol 4-phosphate cytidylyltransferase; the protein is MDEVKKNDHNKAIKTAAVVLAAGQGRRMNSAIQKQFMLLGGKPLIYYSLKALENSAIDQVILVTGKDEIQYCQDEIVKKYNFKKVKAVVAGGEERYHSVYQGLKALDEKEIGWVLIHDGARPLVTEKILQAAADGAREYNACVIGMPVKDTVKIADANGNAEITPDRAFVWQIQTPQAFQYTLIRSAYDKLFTKKEYQQGITDDAMVVEHMTDRKVKLIQGDYKNLKVTTPEDLKIAEVFLNENKGEEQKNQ
- a CDS encoding DUF4846 domain-containing protein, coding for MKIKGKSRRINKAAGAAVICLGIILLTGCSSAEKKQIEKTQLETTQNITEIVTKTYSESRPAQVQEANTIIIEEGMCLEERFQTPAGFRRTESSTGSLSEFLRAYPLFPDKSPVLLYNGQEKENQSAHAAVFQMNLSNLDRQQCADSVMRMYGEYYWSQGQYEKIAFHFVNGFLCDYNSFRAGKRVKIDGNQTTWVKKAKPDDSWESFQSYLDLVFAYASTLSMKEESQPADLEQVQPGDVFLYSGSPGHVVMVVDTCENDKGERAFLLAQGYMPAQQFHVLNNPIHKEDPWYYVSEITWPFETPEYTFQEGSFRRMKY